In Candidatus Kerfeldbacteria bacterium, a single genomic region encodes these proteins:
- the heR gene encoding heliorhodopsin HeR codes for MDQIQQSADQLQLKLKRLRRFNIIMAFLHAAQGAAMLLLSSSFSLSVTSAFVRMDFESGKLQPYLQTVFELPIGFLVACFLFLSAIAHALISFVPAISAWYNRNLLKGANYARWVEYAFSSSVMMVVIAMLVGMYDGISLLFIFFLNAMMILFGWMMELHNQTTPKTNWTAYIFGCIAGIVPWVGVGIYLFAAGEGDAKAPTFVYWIYFSIFLFFNSFAVNQVLQYKKVGKWQDYLYGERAYIILSLVAKSLLAWQVWAGTLRPV; via the coding sequence ATGGATCAAATTCAACAATCAGCTGATCAATTGCAATTAAAGTTAAAGCGATTACGTCGGTTTAACATCATTATGGCTTTTTTGCACGCGGCTCAGGGCGCGGCTATGTTGCTATTGAGCTCTTCATTTTCACTTTCAGTAACTAGCGCATTTGTACGGATGGACTTCGAATCCGGCAAGTTGCAGCCATATTTACAAACAGTTTTTGAACTTCCTATCGGGTTTTTGGTTGCGTGCTTCTTATTTTTGTCTGCAATAGCACATGCGCTTATTTCATTTGTACCAGCTATTAGCGCCTGGTATAACCGCAATTTGCTCAAAGGGGCGAATTACGCACGATGGGTAGAGTACGCTTTTAGCTCATCGGTGATGATGGTGGTGATTGCCATGTTGGTTGGGATGTATGACGGTATCAGCTTGTTATTCATTTTCTTTCTCAATGCTATGATGATCCTGTTCGGTTGGATGATGGAGCTGCACAATCAAACCACCCCAAAAACAAATTGGACAGCATATATTTTTGGTTGTATCGCCGGTATTGTTCCGTGGGTTGGCGTTGGTATCTATTTGTTTGCGGCGGGTGAAGGGGATGCGAAAGCACCCACATTTGTCTATTGGATCTACTTTTCGATTTTTCTATTTTTCAATAGTTTTGCCGTTAATCAAGTATTACAGTATAAAAAAGTGGGGAAGTGGCAGGATTACCTGTATGGAGAGCGGGCGTATATTATCCTTAGCTTAGTTGCAAAATCATTATTGGCATGGCAGGTGTGGGCAGGGACACTGCGACCAGTGTAG
- a CDS encoding metallopeptidase family protein encodes MDNDQFEKYIHEAIARVPAAVRERIENVAFVIENEPRAARATERSIKARGTLLGLYQGVPLPKRSAYYSGVLPDKITIFKQAIEHVAGPDVEHIRQTVHEVVHHEIAHYLGMDERAVRAWEQKRKIKNTRRTNLS; translated from the coding sequence ATGGATAATGATCAATTTGAAAAATATATTCATGAGGCAATTGCCCGGGTACCTGCGGCAGTGCGTGAGCGCATAGAAAACGTGGCGTTTGTCATTGAAAATGAACCGCGTGCGGCACGAGCGACGGAGCGTTCAATCAAGGCTCGAGGCACGTTATTAGGGCTGTATCAGGGAGTCCCATTGCCGAAACGCAGTGCATACTATTCTGGTGTGCTACCGGATAAGATTACTATTTTTAAGCAGGCGATTGAACATGTGGCAGGACCAGATGTTGAGCATATTCGTCAAACTGTCCATGAAGTGGTGCATCATGAAATAGCCCATTATCTAGGCATGGATGAACGAGCTGTGCGAGCCTGGGAACAGAAACGGAAAATAAAAAATACCCGGCGCACAAATCTCTCATGA
- a CDS encoding VIT1/CCC1 transporter family protein, with product MTKYNHQSVQATGASLREIVFGMEDGMVSTLGAVTGIAIGSQDHFMVVMAGMVIIAVESISMGVGSYLSNRSQQDLHHRVLHEEREEIKDYPHEEQHELNRMFIRDGWPPHLAEHMTEVAAKDRHLMLQEMAYRELNIAGTSHGTPIRNGIYMFIAYVVGGMVPLLAYLLMSVSQAMPISIVVTLLGLFGLGAATTRLTKGGWFRSGLRIMILGGLAMVIGLVVGNFAKDLK from the coding sequence ATGACAAAATATAATCATCAGTCAGTTCAAGCCACCGGCGCCTCCCTGCGCGAAATCGTATTTGGCATGGAGGATGGCATGGTTTCCACCCTGGGAGCGGTGACTGGCATCGCCATCGGCAGCCAGGATCATTTTATGGTGGTGATGGCCGGTATGGTTATTATAGCGGTTGAGTCTATTTCCATGGGTGTTGGTTCATATCTATCAAATCGTTCACAACAAGATCTTCATCATCGGGTACTGCACGAGGAACGTGAGGAAATTAAGGATTACCCCCATGAGGAGCAACACGAATTAAATCGGATGTTTATTCGAGATGGATGGCCGCCACACTTAGCCGAGCACATGACTGAAGTGGCAGCTAAGGATCGCCATCTTATGCTTCAGGAAATGGCGTATCGTGAATTAAACATTGCCGGCACTTCACATGGCACTCCAATTCGAAATGGTATATATATGTTTATTGCTTATGTGGTTGGCGGAATGGTTCCTTTGCTTGCATATTTATTAATGAGTGTTTCTCAGGCAATGCCCATTTCGATTGTTGTCACCCTACTGGGATTATTCGGGCTGGGAGCGGCCACTACTCGATTGACGAAGGGGGGATGGTTTAGATCAGGACTACGCATCATGATTCTTGGCGGCTTGGCAATGGTGATTGGATTAGTCGTAGGTAATTTTGCAAAAGACCTTAAATAA